One Arcobacter sp. FWKO B genomic window, CACACTTCATATTGATGAACTTTCGTATATTATTGAAGATGACTTTATAACAAATATAGCCCTTATTTTGATCATTATTGGACTATGTATAAAAACTGCACTTTTTCCTTTTCATTATTGGCTTCCAAATGCACACTCAAATGCTCTTAGTCCAGTATCAGCACTCTTATCCGCTATTGTTATAAAAACAAGTTTTTATTTGTTATATATTTTGATATTTGATATATTTACATATGAAACAGTTTTCTTTAAGATTATGGGCTATTTTGGTGTAGTTGCAATATTTTATGGTGCAATACAAGCAATCTATTCAAAAGATTTTAAAGTTATGATTGCATATTCTACAGTTTCACAAGTTGGATATTTGTTTGTTGTATTTGCTATAAGTTCATCTTTAGCAATACAAGGGGCATTTTTTGCTTTGCTTTCGCACTCTTTGGCAAAAGGTGGACTTTTTTTAGCTAGTGGTGTTATTATTATGGTTATAGGGAGTAAGAATATTATTGATTTAAAAGGAGTTTCAAATATATTGCCTCTTAGTGTTTTTACTGTTGCTTTAAGTGCAATATCTTTAATAGGATTCCCTCCTTCCCTAGGATTTGTATCAAAATGGTATTATTTGCAAGCTACATTAAATGAAGAGTTGATAGTGTTTTTTATAGCTATTGCTTTTGGGAGTGTATTAAGTGCAGTTTATTTATTTAAAATACTTATTTTGTCACTTAGTCCATCGGTATCAACTGTAGTCATTCCAAATAAATCTGGGTTTAAAGTATTGCAATGGTGTGCATTCATTTTAAGTTTTCTATCTGTTGTTTTAGGACTTGTCGCATCAAAAATCTCTATTTTGGTTGGATTATAAATGGAAAATGCAATTTATCTTATTTTGTTGTTGCTTAGTTCTTTTATACCAGCAATTATCATATTCTTTTTAAAAGAATCCAGTACAAATCTTAGAAATATTTTAAACTTAACTGGAATATTTTTTAAAATCATTTTAGTTTTTATAATCTTTCAAGGTGTCAAACTTGGTGTTAAATTTAAGTTTAGTTATGAAATAGTA contains:
- a CDS encoding complex I subunit 5 family protein translates to MSVVIPLLLFVPLVFGVFSFIFKIYSKMLGLIFSFVWLCLAVVLIVFVQNSQEVMVYNFGGFEAPLGIEFRVTPLSSFMIGLSAFLIFITSIYARFYLKEKDIVIYYPLIAFLSCAMTVLFLSRDIFNLYVALELIGLSAVALSALGAKNESIKSAIGYLFASLAGSGFYLLAVALIYANYSTLHIDELSYIIEDDFITNIALILIIIGLCIKTALFPFHYWLPNAHSNALSPVSALLSAIVIKTSFYLLYILIFDIFTYETVFFKIMGYFGVVAIFYGAIQAIYSKDFKVMIAYSTVSQVGYLFVVFAISSSLAIQGAFFALLSHSLAKGGLFLASGVIIMVIGSKNIIDLKGVSNILPLSVFTVALSAISLIGFPPSLGFVSKWYYLQATLNEELIVFFIAIAFGSVLSAVYLFKILILSLSPSVSTVVIPNKSGFKVLQWCAFILSFLSVVLGLVASKISILVGL